From the Malus domestica chromosome 17, GDT2T_hap1 genome, one window contains:
- the LOC139193303 gene encoding uncharacterized protein — protein sequence MVFSRPNISLANHLKPIYVTAHLEEVPFRRILIDGGAAVNVLPAKQMKKLGRGTYDLILTDLTVSSFSGAITNTLGILPLEVNLGSKQIMLAFFVVDCTSTYGALLGRDWIHQSLVVPSTLHQQVAVYHEANAESPAFGRWKERRQENELLDREEQEWQVGASTSQDDSSEESCQEELERAIQMAECIYDLDEPDDLPESPELVEFLCAEPDKPPPEVQDPLEVIELGTKEDPRPIQINGLLEKKDQAQIICLLQEFKDCFAWHYTEMPGLDATLVEHRMPIKERYKPVKQAPRRMSKEIEEKVKEEIERLIKAGFIRPAKYVEWLANIVPVLKAVTKAVRCCVDYRNINGATPKDEYHMPMADLSIDAVAKNKVLSFMDGNAGYNQIKMASEDIHKTTFRCPEHVGAYEYLVQPTKGR from the exons ATGGTGTTCAGTCGCCCGAATATTTCACTTGCCAATCATCTGAAACCCATATATGTAACAGCTCATTTGGAGGAGGTACCCTTCAGAAGGATTTTGATTGATGGAGGGGCAGCTGTTAACGTATTACCAGCTAAACAGATGAAAAAGTTGGGGAGAGGCACATATGATCTTATTCTTACAGACCTCACAGTTTCTAGTTTCTCGGGCGCTATCACCAATACTCTTGGGATATTGCCTTTGGAAGTAAATCTGGGGTCTAAACAGATCATGCTGGCGttctttgtggtggactgcacctccacctatggagccttacttggaagagattggatccaccaaagCCTTGTTGTACCCTCCACCCtacatcaacaagtggctgtgTATCATGAGGCAAACGCAGAGAGCCCggcttttgggagatg gaaagaaagaagacaagaaaatgaGCTCTTAGACAGAGAAGAGCAAGAATGGCAGGTAGGAGCTTCAACCAGCCAGGATGACAGTAGCGAGGAATCTTGTCAAGAAGAATTGGAAagggccattcaaatggccgaaTGTATATATGACCTAGATGAACCAGACGACTTGCCCGAGAGCCCGGAGCTAGtcgaatttttgtgtgcagaaccCGATAAGCCACCACCAGAGGTCCAAGATCCTTTGGAAGTTATTGAGCTAGGAACAAAGGAGGACCCAAGACCAATACAAATCAATGGTTTATTGGAGAAAAAAGATCAGGCACAAATTATCTGTCTCttgcaagaattcaaagattgttttgcttggcattacactGAGATGCCGGGTTTAGATGcaaccttggtggaacatagaatgcccatcaaggaaaGATATAAGCCGgttaagcaagcaccacgaaggatgtcgaaagagatagaagaaaaagtcaaagaagagattgaaaggCTCATAAAAGCCGGATTTATCAGGCCAGCCAAATATGTGGAGTGgttagccaacattgtacccgttttaaaagctgtaacaaaagcagtacgatgttgtgttgattacagaaatattaatggcgctACACCTAAAGACGAATATCATATGCCTATGGCAGATCTTTCCATAGATGCGGTAGCAAAAaacaaagtcttatcttttatggatggaaatgccgggtataatcagataaagatggcttcggaagatatacataaaacaactTTTAGGTGCCCTGAgcatgtgggggcatatgaatatctggtgcaacctaccaaagggcgatga